Below is a genomic region from Gasterosteus aculeatus chromosome 2, fGasAcu3.hap1.1, whole genome shotgun sequence.
ACATTTGAGGTTGTTGCGGGCTTAGTGGAAAATCTGCCGGTACCAGTGCTGATTGGGCGGGACTGCCCGATATTCTGGCGTTTGTGGGCATGCAGGACTGCTGGCCACCGAAGAAACTGTCCCACCAAGAAACCTGGTAGGGACCAGAAAGTCAAGGTGGCACATGCCTGTGCAGCCCCATCTAGCCCAACCACGTCATCTGCAgaagggacagaggaggaggccctgGCCCCAGCGGAGGCCCCGGCCCCAGCGGAGGCCCCGACAAGGAGGGATCCCCGACTAACTGAAGGGTCTTCGAACGAGGCTTTTTCGGAGTTCCCACCGGCAGAAGAGGCATCTTCCACCAGGCCCGGGCAGTTTGGGACGGCCCAGTGGGAGGACCCTAACCTGGAACAAGCGCGACAGAACCTGGCTGTGGTCGAGGGAGAACCGGTGGCGGGGGTAAGTGCTAGCACCTTTCCACACTTTTCAATCAAGAATGGCCTCTTGTATAGGGTGGCAAAGCTGGAGGAACGGGTGGTGGAACAGTTGCTAGTCCCCAAGCGCTATATTAACAAAGTGTTGTACCTAGCCCACTCCCACCTGTTGGGAGCTCATTTGGGGGTGGAGAAAACCTACGACCGAGTCCGGGAGCGCTTCTACTGGCCGGGGGTGAAGAAGGCGGTCCAGGATTATTGCCAAATCTGCCCACAATGCCAGAAGACGGCGCCGAAGGTAAACTACCAGAATCCACTAATACCACTACCAATAATCGACATCCCATTCCAGAGGGTGGCCATGGATATAGTAGGCCCCTTGCCGAAGTCCAGTAGGGGGCACCGGTTTATCCTGGTTATCATGGATTATGCCACCCGGTACCCAGAGGCGGTCCCGTTACGCACCGCAAGTGCTAAAGCGGTGGCGAGAGAATTATTCCTTCTCTTTAGTAGAGTTGGGATTGCAAAGGAAGTCCTTACTGACCAGGGAACCTGTTTCATGTCTCGGGTGATGAAGGAGATGTGTAAACTGCTGAAGGTGAGCCAAATACGAACCTCTGTCTACCACCCACAGACGGACGGCCTGGTAGAACGTTTCAATAAAACCTTAAAACAAATGCTAAGGAAGGCTATTGACGTGGAGGGGAAAAACTGGGACCAACTAATCCCCTTTGTCTTGTTCTCAATCCGCGAAGTGCCCCAGGCGTCCACAGGGTTCTCACCATTTGAGCTGCTGTATGGACGGAGACCCAGGGGCATGCTGGACCTGGCCAAAGAAGCATGGGAGCAACAGCCATCAGCCCATCGCTCCGCCATAGAGTATGTCGACCAGATGCAGGACAGGATGGCTAAGGTATGGCCCCTGGTGCGGGAGCATATGCAACAAGCCCAACACGCCCAAGCCAGAATCTATAACCGTAGAGCTCAGCTACGGGAGTTCCAGCCGGGAGAGTTTGTCTTGGTCCTGATTCCAACGGTGGAATGCAAATTCCTGGCAAAGTGGCATGGACCCTATGAGGTGATCGaaagggtgggggaggtgaaTTATAAGGTAAGACAACCGGGAAGGAGGAAAATCTGCCAAATATATCACATTAATCTGTTGAAGAGATGGCACGCCCCTGACAGTGTTCCGATGGCCGCACTAACCACCGAAACCCAAGATCGTGTCCCCTCACAGGTACCTCTGGGCCCCCATCTGAGTCCGACCCACCGGCAAGACATGGTGGAACTAACTGGGCagttcaaagatgttttttcagaCATGCCGGGAAGGACCACGGTGATTAACCACGACATCATCACCGAACCTGGGAAAAAGGTGAGGCTCCGACCCTACCGCATACCAGAGGCAAAAAGGGAGACCATCAAAGAagaggtgagaaggatgttggAGATGGGCGTTATTGAGGAGTCACACAGTGCATGGTCCAGCCCGATTGTGTTGACTCCAAAACCCGACGGCAGCGAGAGATTCTGCAATGATTTTAGAAAATTGAACGAAATCTCAAAATTTGACGCTTACCCCATGCCGAGGGTTGATGAGTTAATAGAGCGATTAGGCCCAGCCCGGTTTGTGTCCACGCTCGACCTCACTAAAGGTTACTGGCAGGTTCCCCTCACAGAAACCGCCAAAGAGAAGACAGCGTTTGCTACCCCAGAAGGCCTGTACCACTATAGAGTCCTGCCCTTCGGAGTCCACGGAGCGCCAGCTACGTTCCAAAGAATGATGGACCAGGTGCTCCGACCTCATCGGGAGTATGCAGCGGCCTACCTAGATGATGTGGTCATACACAGCCCCGACTGGACCACCCATGTAGGCCACCTGAAAGCTGTCCTGGGAAGCCTACGGAGAGCTGGCCTGACCGCCAACCCAAAAAAGTGCCACCTTGGCCTGGAGGAGGCGGAATACCTCGGCTACACCATTGGGAGAGGCAGTGTGAGACCCCAATCCCGGAAAGTGGAGGCCATTGCCACCTGGCCTAAGCCAGCCACGAAGCGGCAAGTAAAAACGTTCCTCGGCCTGGTCGGCTATTATCAGTGCTTTATACCCCACTTTGCTACTATTGCAGCCCCTTTACACGAGATGACGAAAAACAGCCACCCACACCAGGTCCTCTGGAGCACCGAAGCTGAGGCAGCCTTTACAACCCTTCGGAGGGCCCTGTGCACCGAGCCAATTTTAAGCACCCCTAATTTTGAGGACACGTTCATCGTCCATACAGATGCCTCTGGATCAGGGCTTGGAGCCGTGCTGTCccaggtcagaggaggagaagaacaccCAGTGACCTATATCAGCCGTAAGTTGCTAAAGCATGAGATCAATTATTCAACGTTGGAGAAAGAATGTTTGGCAATAAAATGGGCCCTGACAAAGctgcggtattacctcctggGCAGAAAATTCACCCTGGTAACGGATCACGCACCACTGAGATGGATGTCTACAGCCAAAGACACTAATGCACGAGTTACACGGTGGTTCCTCGAACTGCAAAACTTTAATTTTTCTGTTGAGTACAGGTCGGGAAAAGCACATGGAAACGCAGACGCCTTGTCCAGGAGGGAAGAATGCTATCTCGTTGACGCTCCTAGCCCCAacctggagctggtggagggggtgtgtggcaaaccagggggaggaacaAAGCACTTGGGGCGGAGCCCCAAGCTCcggttgggggaggtgataagggggatttattatcctgtgcaggtgctccagccactgggaacgtggcactggtcacacctgcggcctatctggtaatcagagcagaccctagataaggagaggagaagagaccggACGGGGGCAGACGTCGGAGAGGAGGTAACCCCCAGGACTCAccgctctactctactctgctcctaacaggacaaggaagcgggcgccacgtaggaggagacgccacatatttcagtttggaagccggttggaagagccgtagtttttgacctttgttattaaaaggaccctttttgtttgcatttgctgtCTGAGTTTCTTATTTTACGCCCGAATCTGGCCTCACTCCCCCTGGGTTACCACAACATGTTAattgtaaaaatatgttatgctCTCGGCATTGCTTGTGAAAACATTAATGTATCAATGTTCAGCACCTATCAGATGGAGTGAAAACTTTATGCATTTGTAacatttgctaattagcaccaaatacaaagtACAACTAAAGCTGATGGGAAGTTTGCAGGATTTTGATCATGAGTCAGAACGGTTACTTGAAATGATCTAATGATCGTTAGTTCTAGTAAACGGCAAATTGATACGTTATGAATGCTGCCGCAATTTGAATCTAGCCCATGTGTGTCCCTCGTCTCTTTGCCGTGTGAATACTGAGGGTTTccaaataaagtgtttttttgtggttaAATCGGCGTTGGAGTCCTCCTCTTATTTGTGATGTGTATCAAACTGACATTGCTCTTGAACTAACAGGAGCAATGAGGCTTTATAGGAATGGAAGGACGGTTTACTCTGAGTGAGTAAGAAGATAATAAAAGTCATAAAAATCATGTATAATCAAAGGGCCCAGGATTACTTCCTCGCTCATCAACTAAAGAGCTTCAGTACTGGTGGCATAATGAAGCAGGGCTCCTGATTAAAGCCTCACTTGTGTATATAATCTTTGCGagatattttcatttaattcatttcatcaACCCCTGAATGACTTAGATTaccaatattatttttttttaagtagctTTTTAATAGTACAGAAATATATTCTGTGAGTGTTTGACAACTACATCTGCTCCACTCCTTGTTATTACAGAGCTGAGGTTGTAAAAACTCAAATTGGGCATTCTGGCTCCCTTCTTAAAGAGACTGATTTGCACGCTGCCTGGGTCATCGCTTCCTTCACATTTCCCCAAACCTCAGACAGGCATCTACATCTGTCAATCGAGATCTCTAAAAGTTATGACACTTTTACTTTCCACAATGTTCTCCTGGTTCCCAGGACTTCAAACAGCACCTTCCTTACCACTCGGTTGGTTATTTGCATCTTGAGATAGTTTGAAGGCAAATACACATTGTGTTTTGTATTCTGACCCTATCAAAGACTTATGGTGCTCATGTTTCATCAGAGCCTGCAGAAGATGGCTGGTCATGCTGAAGCGTGGTGAGGATGAATGGATGTAGCTTCTCAGCTGTGCAGAGGGAAGCGGTGGATGCATCACGGAAACGTCTCAGGATGGATGACTCGCCTTTCACTGTCTCTGTGGACATTGTGCACAGACAGGACACGTGTATTAATATGTGTGTGTCCCAAAGACTGGCACTTATGTGATAACTATTTTAATTTGTTGCAAGTCGGCTAAAATATCCTTTTGGCTGCTTCATATTATACCTGTGTAGTTCATACCTTTCTTGTGAACATGATATCTAATGTACGCCCACAGGGAACTACTACAAAACATTGTTTGCAATAACAATTTCGTACAAATGTATAATGGGCTGAGGTAGTACAGAGGCACACAATCCTAATCAACATTAAGTTGGACTCCTATTCagtctgtgctctctctctctctctcaactcAACTCTCATTTTCTTTCCGTCACAAGCTGGCGGAGCGCAAATTCCCAACAGGATCAGTTTTGGATGCTAATAGTAAGAGATGAATGCAACTAAAAGTGACATATGTTAGTCAGTTAAATGGGTCATTGCATATTTAAATACCTGTCTAGACAACACTCAAAAACATTATTGATAAAATGAATTTTGCAGTGCACGGTTCTGATttcattgtgtctttttcatAAATTCTAGGTTATTTATGGTGGTCTTAAACCGTTTAATTCCAATGTAAGGTACCTAAAAAAAGATAAGATAATGTCGACTATTTTCTATCTTCAAATAGCCAAAGTGTCACACTAGTGAAAAAAGAGCACATTCACTTGATCAGCAGTCAAAAGGGAAAGTGTCCTTATTTGTGCCATAGCCAGTCAGAAGTGCACAGGCTCACAAAATATGAATAGGGTACCGGTATTTTCTCTGGAGGTAAGTATATCCAACTGTATTTATTGTACAGTAAATGAGTCTCGACTGGATGTATTGTGTGTAACTTTTTGATCCATTGTCTTGTTCCTTCTGACCACCAGGAACCCGACTCCACCACCATGATTCAGAGAATTTCTGAGCCTTGGAGATGATCGTGAAGGTAAGtggttttattctgttttcaaATGAGGTATAGATGTTGTTTAAGCCCTGCCAGCAGGCTGTTCTTGGTTTTGGCCAATATACAGCCTGCTGCAGGTCCTACATTCAATAGAATCAACCACATTGGTGGAGTCGGGCCTGGTCACGTGCCAGATTGTGAGTATGTTAATTAATGAcatagttaaaaaatatatgaaatatgtaTCTCTATTGCTGTATGGGTTGCCTAGTGAAGCATTTACCAGAATGtcttttagatttttatttcttctggtAGCTGCAATGATTTCTTTTACTCAAAAACGATGGTATCTGGTCCTGTAGGTTTCTGAAGTTTGTTTTAATCCAAAAGGTTGAGTGCCTTAGATGCCGGAGAAAGGGTTGAGATGAAGGGAACCAGGGGGAGGTCTTGTGTTCCCCTCTGCGGTCTCGCCCTGGGATGGTAGTTATCTCTCATGTCCCTTTTAATGTCACAATGAAAAGTGCTACTGTAGCCCCGACATCTGAGAGCGCGGAAAAGGGTCCTGGTTGCCGATTCGCAGATTGCAGGATATCGTTTGAAAACATCCCGGACCGCCTTAAGCCCCAATGGGGTTTCTATATTGGTGTAGAGTGAGTCCACATCATGGGAAAATACCACCAGCTGGTACTGAAAGTGGTTTGAGTCGGGAGACAAACTCGTATGTGTCTTTGATATGGCTGTCGTGCTTTTGTGATAGGGATTAGGGTTCGGAACTGGTTTTGTGTCCATTTTTAGATTGGAGGTTTCCGGAAGCGCACGGGCTCATAGAGAAAAGTAATATTTAGTCGTGGATTCTTGTAAGAAGGAACGTCACAGATCCAATTTTCTAGTTTAAAAAGTTTTATCAAACGCcataaaatgctttatttaataaaactttattaaaaaaaaacacatactcAATAAAAACTCTTAGAAGAGAGGCACCTTGTTAATCCCAGGGGTCTAATTTGGAGATCCATTTTTCAAAGATGATCTGGGTCGTGGCCAGAGTCCAGTGAGGTGGATCTCGTGGCGAGCCCTCTGGTTTACGGTTAGGGACAAAAAGCCAATTCTGGTAAAATGTTACCACAGTGTGCTTTGAGTGTGGTCAGCAGTTATTTTTCATACTTGGAATTCAATGAAAACTTTGGGAGtattgaaaaacaacagcatGGTTGTAGAAGTGTGGTACGTTATTGTATCCCAGGTACTTTAAATATGCTCTTTCAGCTCCAGGATGATCACCTCTGAAAACAATCTTTAGCAAGATGAAGCTTTCGGGTCGGCGTCTCTCCAGCGGTACAGACTTATCACAGCTGCCTTTCATAATCCACAATCGTCGCCATGCCATAGAGGCTGCAACGTTGCTGTTATAAACATCACCTCCAGgggacgaaggggggggggggggggggcgcgctcaGTGTTGCAAGCGGATGTTAATGGCGTATGTGTCTTCAAGCCTTTTTACGACTACTTTGACTGCGGTGCTTACAGATCCACTGTGGTTCATAGCAGCTAAATTATAATGTGTTTGGTGTGAGTACAGAAGCGCAAGGCTGATGCACTCCGCCGGTAGTCATTTGTAATAAATGTGCAGCGAGCCGCTACACCGGATCCGAACTATTGGGGGTAGAGTGCCAAATCATTATGTTATTTAATAGTTCATTGAGTCTCTACAGTTGGCCAGTAATTAAACAACATTCAATCAatgcgaggagggagagacagtaGAAGACATTAAGTAGATGCGATGGTCTTAACCCCAGCAAACTGCTGGGATCAACTGATTGGCAATTAATGTTCTCACCATCTGCTGAAATGACTTTCAAATTCTAACTTTCCAGCTACACTTCAGTGTAAGAAACAAAATCGCTGATTATCTCCTTATTGCTCCAAACTTTTACAGAACacccaaataataataatgtcagggtctgtcaggggtgcgggaGGAATgcaggactcagatgcagacttctccgaaacaaaagattttaatagtcaaaaggatccaaaatccaaaaggccaaggggcaaaaacacacaggcatgaaactacagctccaagacaaaagacaaggacatgcgtggcaaaagacaatgacgcgacaagtgacaacagacacacatggtttaaatacacaagggaggtgcaggtgattggacacaggtggaaactattagacgatcacaggggatgacgggacaaggcaggaagtgaagttacccaaggacacgagtggcagaaaactacaaaatataacagtgaaccacaccgtgacaaataaGAGCCTGCACAATGACTTTGTGTCATGTCCAGTGTCCCGCAGTTTGTTTTCTAAACTGGAATTAAAATGTATTCCCTTTTTTACAACTAATTGGACAATAATGTGGAGGATTGCTTTCTGTATTTGATCACTAATTGCACCGTTGATTACACTTTAAAAGTAGAAACTCTCTCTTTTCTTACCAAGTTCCTTTggactttgtgtttttcagaagTTGCAAAACTGTACGAGACACCTCTTTGTAAACCTGATTTAAAGACTCATATCCATTCATTGGACTCAATAAACGGAGCTGTTTGAGAGATCGGGCCCAGCACACTTCCCGAAAAACCACCTGTACGGTGGCATcaatcttctttctttttttttttaatcgttgGAGCTCTATTCGATACAATGCAAAACACAGCCTTCTAACACAAATCCAATTGAACTGTGAAGCTCATTACTGTGATGATAACGTCGATGATGCTGTAATGACAGCAGAGGGCCGGGAGAAAAAGATTCGGGGCACAGGTCGCAATCCTCAGAAGGGCAGCTGCTCTATTGATCACAATCAGGGCAGTCACATGAAAAATAGCTGAAAGGTCAGGTCGGCGAGACGCTGTCTACGAAATATGAAAATCTCTAACTTATCTACGATTTATAATCACAGTGAACCACCTCATCTTTTGCCTGCAGGCAATTAGCATCTGGATTGGAATACGTCATATGGAGCAATCATTTCATAATGAAACGTGATTAATGGAGAACTAGTTCAACATGTGGTcacagtgagagaaaaaagCGCATCTTGTTTTACTTAAGTTgcatgttatttctgtactctattattgtaaaaatgtatgaaaacatTGGATAAATTTGTCCTAAAACCCTCCAAGTTGTGCTGTAAAGTTTAATTTGATCCCCAGACGCATAATTTTCTACTTCCTTCCACTCGTCCATTTAATACCTCCCATAGTCTTACATTTCTTACCGTCAAATGCAATGTTAAGGATTAGTTGCATCAAAGTGTACAGCTTTAGTTTGGTTAATTCTATTATCCCCCCCCAAGATCAGGAGGGACCATTACAATGAGCAAAATCGTTGGCAACTTTTTTGGGTTATTGCAAAATGCAATTTCTCTTCCATGCTTTCTGAAACATTAACATCAGAACCAGCTTTGATCTCGTTTAACCCCCTAAGTTGAAACTGGGGTCAAACTGTGGATGAGGATTTGTTCAAACGTTTTACTGTTAAAGGCATTCTCTTTTAGAGAGCATGGCTAACCCTTTAGTCAGGATATTATACTGAATGTACAGTCATTTTCATAACCCGATGCATACCTAATGGacattttctatttttggaTTGATGTAAAGAAAAGATGTTGGATGGCCAATCTGCCTAAAATCGAACCAAAATTACCTTACATAAagaactatttttttaaaaggtaggTGCCATACAATTCAAAGATACGTTTCACTCTCGCTGTCACTTCTTCCTGTTTTGATCTTCTCCCGCCTGGTTGAAATAGAACTCCGCCAGAGAGAAATAAGTAATCTTTCCATCAGCCGAACAAAAACAAGTTGCAAAAGGCTGAACAGTGATTCCAGCTGGAGCTCCCTCAGCCTATTCTTCCCCACTCCCCGGATTGTTAGTTGGACTCCTGACCTGCCGGTACGGCCATTCAGACCCACTGGGCTGAGAAGGGAGGTAATCAAAGATCTGTggacgagaggagaggaacaTCGGGGGCGATGAGAAAAGCGCTTGCATCCCGGAGGTAGATGGGGGGGGAAAAGGCGAATCTGGGCTGCCGTGAAGTCAATCTGTGCTCGGTCTTCTGGTGAGAATGAAGTGGTGTGTGTGGCAGCCCACTCTGGGAAAGAGAGAAAATCACCTCTGGGCAGCGCCcgcctctcctgctgcagctgaacctcttttaataaacatttaactTTTGAAGCGAGGAGAAATCAATACCCCGAAGAGGTGACTTCCCTGTGTGGccacgagctgctgctgctgctggccaagAGCATGTTCCTGCGACCAGGCATCGTGGATTAGGATTGTCAAAGGAATTGTCCCCAAAAAGTGCAGATTTGTTACAAAGAATTTACACTCGTCTTCCTTCTATGTGACGAGGAAGGCAAAAGTCAGTGGAACGAAGAGGGTGGAGATGTGTGGAACCCTCACAGCTGGTTTAGGGGGAATGCGAGTGGTTGCGGTCAGGAAAGGACGTCAAGGTCAAGACAGCAACAAATTGGGTCACCAATCCCAGTATTAGCCAATCCAAGCGCCTGAACAGGGGTGGGATTCGTAGCAGGTATACGTGATTGGCAAACCTTGACCAATGATAACGTTCCAAAGCATCACCcaagaaaaaactaaactaacttCTTAATGCAGATGCTGTCAAGCTGAGTGGGACAAAGCAATTACAAGAGTGAACGGCGAATAACAAAGTTGAAGCTAAACGAAGCAAACCTCCTAAAGCAATAGTTGTATTTTCCATTGTTCTCTCTTTCACAGCGTAAGAGATGTTTTTCAGTTTGACAGCCTATTATTACCCATCCTCCCAGGtaaagtgttgtttttattgttcatgGAGTTTACTGTTTTTTGACACGTTCCTTATCTCTATCACGATGGTAATTTACCAACGTTGCCAGAGGGCGAAATGCTATCAGCAGGAGGGCTGCATCTATGTCTGACACTAGCAAGTCACATGGGTTATTATGAAAGTGACAAGGTttctaacttttttttgttatacTGACAGATGTGGAGTCTGGATAAATTAGAACAAGCGTTTTGGTCGGTATAGGAGGAATTTCAACATCTTTATAAGTTAAATATGTTCTTTCATGCAGAAGTTTGCCTtagcagcaataaaaaaaaaaaagaacagccaAGAAGCTCCAAATTTCACCTCAACTCTCCGGGGTGACAGCCTCTGAAAAGGTGACGAACTGGAAGGGAACCTTCCCCCACTTCAATAATGAATTTTAGTGAAATGCATGGTAACaattcaaaatattaaaaatgtcatttttcttcaTCAAGGTTGTCTCTGCtgagttgaaaaaaaacaacacaccaggatttttaatcatttttaaaagtgtgGTTCCTCAGCGAGGTGGTGTGTATCACAGTAGTTGACAActcaaatgaatttaaaatgcacttcattcCACTCTGAATCACCACCTACAGTTAAAAACAGTCAGTCAGTGTAAATGTATCTGTACATTATGTACATTATACAATGTATAAAATGAATCAGAGTTTTTGCAACACCATCAAAGCCCAGTAAAAGAGATGCATCTCTATTTAAAAAGGACACCAGACTGGTCCAGCACGGACACAGCTGACATGCGTAATCACGCCACGAGGACGATTTTCTTGAAGTTCTTGGATTTCTAAAAGCTCTTTAAAACCACtgcataaatacatttaaacttttaaaatgtgtgtattgcaGCTGTCAACGCAATTATGGATATTAACTTATTTGTAAACCTCTAACTAATCTAAATTAAATACGACTTCAGAACTATTGGCGTTTTTTTTCCACGCTTCCAGTCAGTCTGCTGTTCTCCTTCTGCGAATGCACACGGCCCTGCAGTCTCATGCGCTTTTGTGGGGATTGGCAGCTAATTAGGATCAACTGACACAAGATTCAACTAACAATGGGATTCATCGTTATAGGAACGGTTCTCTGGAATGACGTCTTCTCCTTTTTGGGGACTTTCTCAAGGACAGATTTCAGatctgttgatttttttttaaacaaacctcGTAGCTGGCTGGATTTCATACATTTTGTTCTGCACATACAAAGGGCTCGATTGTTGGTGCCTGTGAAGTGGGATGAAGTGTGGCATTCTTGTCAGGAGCACCCTAACATAATATCAACTTTTGCCTGTGCTCTTTTGGTGTGACTCACCATGAACAGGCTCAGTGGGGGACGTGTCGGTGACGATCAAGAAGTACAGAAAATAATGATTCAGTTTTATGTATGATGAGCCCAAAGGAGTgactgctacaagggtggcagtgacggTGGGGGCGTCTACACGGACCATgaaggaggcaaagcagcgaatgtgggaggagtttggggtaactatggagaaggactttggGGGCAGCACCAAAGTGCTTATGGAAGACTACCGGGAACCTCAGGAGGGGTAAACGGGGAACcgtccaagctgtgtacagtaaggatgggaccctttTGATCGCAACTAATGAGGTTATCAGGCGTAGCAAGGTACCTTGAGGcatcatcgtcaatttgcctagtcaaacaactctgcagccgcaaagccccggggattgatgagatccgtccagagatgctgaaagaaatgggtgttggggggctgtcATGGATGACACGccttgcgtggaagtctgggacggTGCCAAAGGAGTGGCAGAGCGGGTTGGTGGTAgctctcttcaaaaa
It encodes:
- the LOC144389418 gene encoding uncharacterized protein LOC144389418 isoform X3; translation: MENALTQLIQTQTQQAQSLQALQDAITTLGRHLVKPEGPTEPSKVLTKQTGEDDIEAYLEVFERTAERERWPRAQWAGILAPFLIGEAQKACRDLSPADINQYGALKAAILAHYGHNLQTRAQQFHAWEYDATAPVRPQIATLMRLTRSWLTSGEGPPAIDRVAMDRCIRALPGGAKRHASQSCPETVDALVTLLENHQVTVQLMQSSRPPSQSDPRRDRQRLRKSDTEALGPSPRPQGGPPQPSLQRRPFVNPDRRKCFACGQEGHIAWNCPGEDILMPTAGSSDSPRKADSYLTTCWAHEGARAPKLPVRIGTQDAEALLDSGSAVTLLRPGLTSGPRGPPIPVSCVHGDSREYPTTHIKVQTTRGTFEVVAGLVENLPVPVLIGRDCPIFWRLWACRTAGHRRNCPTKKPGRDQKVKVAHACAAPSSPTTSSAEGTEEEALAPAEAPAPAEAPTRRDPRLTEGSSNEAFSEFPPAEEASSTRPGQFGTAQWEDPNLEQARQNLAVVEGEPVAGVSASTFPHFSIKNGLLYRVAKLEERVVEQLLVPKRYINKVLYLAHSHLLGAHLGVEKTYDRVRERFYWPGVKKAVQDYCQICPQCQKTAPKVNYQNPLIPLPIIDIPFQRVAMDIVGPLPKSSRGHRFILVIMDYATRYPEAVPLRTASAKAVARELFLLFSRVGIAKEVLTDQGTCFMSRVMKEMCKLLKVSQIRTSVYHPQTDGLVERFNKTLKQMLRKAIDVEGKNWDQLIPFVLFSIREVPQASTGFSPFELLYGRRPRGMLDLAKEAWEQQPSAHRSAIEYVDQMQDRMAKVWPLVREHMQQAQHAQARIYNRRAQLREFQPGEFVLVLIPTVECKFLAKWHGPYEVIERVGEVNYKVRQPGRRKICQIYHINLLKRWHAPDSVPMAALTTETQDRVPSQVPLGPHLSPTHRQDMVELTGQFKDVFSDMPGRTTVINHDIITEPGKKVRLRPYRIPEAKRETIKEEVRRMLEMGVIEESHSAWSSPIVLTPKPDGSERFCNDFRKLNEISKFDAYPMPRVDELIERLGPARFVSTLDLTKGYWQVPLTETAKEKTAFATPEGLYHYRVLPFGVHGAPATFQRMMDQVLRPHREYAAAYLDDVVIHSPDWTTHVGHLKAVLGSLRRAGLTANPKKCHLGLEEAEYLGYTIGRGSVRPQSRKVEAIATWPKPATKRPFTRDDEKQPPTPGPLEHRS
- the LOC144389418 gene encoding uncharacterized protein LOC144389418 isoform X1, with product MENALTQLIQTQTQQAQSLQALQDAITTLGRHLVKPEGPTEPSKVLTKQTGEDDIEAYLEVFERTAERERWPRAQWAGILAPFLIGEAQKACRDLSPADINQYGALKAAILAHYGHNLQTRAQQFHAWEYDATAPVRPQIATLMRLTRSWLTSGEGPPAIDRVAMDRCIRALPGGAKRHASQSCPETVDALVTLLENHQVTVQLMQSSRPPSQSDPRRDRQRLRKSDTEALGPSPRPQGGPPQPSLQRRPFVNPDRRKCFACGQEGHIAWNCPGEDILMPTAGSSDSPRKADSYLTTCWAHEGARAPKLPVRIGTQDAEALLDSGSAVTLLRPGLTSGPRGPPIPVSCVHGDSREYPTTHIKVQTTRGTFEVVAGLVENLPVPVLIGRDCPIFWRLWACRTAGHRRNCPTKKPGRDQKVKVAHACAAPSSPTTSSAEGTEEEALAPAEAPAPAEAPTRRDPRLTEGSSNEAFSEFPPAEEASSTRPGQFGTAQWEDPNLEQARQNLAVVEGEPVAGVSASTFPHFSIKNGLLYRVAKLEERVVEQLLVPKRYINKVLYLAHSHLLGAHLGVEKTYDRVRERFYWPGVKKAVQDYCQICPQCQKTAPKVNYQNPLIPLPIIDIPFQRVAMDIVGPLPKSSRGHRFILVIMDYATRYPEAVPLRTASAKAVARELFLLFSRVGIAKEVLTDQGTCFMSRVMKEMCKLLKVSQIRTSVYHPQTDGLVERFNKTLKQMLRKAIDVEGKNWDQLIPFVLFSIREVPQASTGFSPFELLYGRRPRGMLDLAKEAWEQQPSAHRSAIEYVDQMQDRMAKVWPLVREHMQQAQHAQARIYNRRAQLREFQPGEFVLVLIPTVECKFLAKWHGPYEVIERVGEVNYKVRQPGRRKICQIYHINLLKRWHAPDSVPMAALTTETQDRVPSQVPLGPHLSPTHRQDMVELTGQFKDVFSDMPGRTTVINHDIITEPGKKVRLRPYRIPEAKRETIKEEVRRMLEMGVIEESHSAWSSPIVLTPKPDGSERFCNDFRKLNEISKFDAYPMPRVDELIERLGPARFVSTLDLTKGYWQVPLTETAKEKTAFATPEGLYHYRVLPFGVHGAPATFQRMMDQVLRPHREYAAAYLDDVVIHSPDWTTHVGHLKAVLGSLRRAGLTANPKKCHLGLEEAEYLGYTIGRGSVRPQSRKVEAIATWPKPATKRQVKTFLGLVGYYQCFIPHFATIAAPLHEMTKNSHPHQVLWSTEAEAAFTTLRRALCTEPILSTPNFEDTFIVHTDASGSGLGAVLSQVRGGEEHPVTYISRREKHMETQTPCPGGKNAISLTLLAPTWSWWRGCVANQGEEQSTWGGAPSSGWGR